GAACGAGAAGTTTGTGGCCAACAGACCAACTAAAACCAGCAAAAAAGTCCTCATTATTCCTTTTTTATTGAGTGCGCAAATATAATCTAAAAACATATAAAACACGAACGGTTTTATCCACATAACATTGCCTTTAATCTTTAAGTAATATGAGAGCCCGAAAACGACGCATTTGCCCGTTGATATTTTTTTAATTGCTTTTTCAGGATTTTAAAACTTAACCTAACTTTACCGCCACATTAATACTAATGAAGATATGGAAAATTTAGTGGAAGAATTTGGCAGCTATAGGGCAAAAATGAATGAAAAAATACTGGCTTCGGACAACAAAGTTATGAAGCGCATTTTTAGTCTCGACACATTAACTTATAAAGAAGGTGCACTGGGTGCCAACGTAAAAGAAATGCTGGGGCTGGCAACATCGCTGGTGCTGCGTTGCGACGACTGCGTAAAATACCACCTCGAGAAATGCCACGAACTAAATGTTACCACCGACGAAGTTTTTGAGGTTTTTAGCGTAGCCAATGTAGTAGGCGGAACCAT
This is a stretch of genomic DNA from uncultured Draconibacterium sp.. It encodes these proteins:
- a CDS encoding carboxymuconolactone decarboxylase family protein; this encodes MENLVEEFGSYRAKMNEKILASDNKVMKRIFSLDTLTYKEGALGANVKEMLGLATSLVLRCDDCVKYHLEKCHELNVTTDEVFEVFSVANVVGGTICIPHTRRAVEYWEELNKLKKD